The Euphorbia lathyris chromosome 2, ddEupLath1.1, whole genome shotgun sequence genome includes a window with the following:
- the LOC136216597 gene encoding uncharacterized protein, translating to MQSHSSKESDDEEYSEISLRPFNISDTDDFMVWATDEKVTKYCTWEPYTSKQEALNYINNTIIPHPWYRAICLQNRPIGSISVAINSGNRTELGYVLAYKYWGKGIVTKAVKLMGKIIFSDFPGLERVEALVDDENVGSQRVLEKAGFTREGVLIKEVIKGRSRDMVMFSLLSF from the coding sequence ATGCAGTCACATTCTTCAAAagaatcagatgatgaagaataCTCAGAAATCTCTCTGAGGCCGTTTAATATCTCAGACACAGATGACTTCATGGTGTGGGCAACAGATGAAAAAGTGACAAAGTATTGCACTTGGGAGCCCTATACTAGCAAACAAGAGGCCTTAAACTACATCAACAACACAATTATACCTCACCCATGGTACAGAGCCATATGCCTTCAAAACAGGCCTATTGGTTCTATTTCAGTGGCCATAAATTCTGGCAATAGAACGGAACTTGGCTATGTTTTGGCTTACAAATACTGGGGAAAAGGGATAGTTACAAAGGCAGTGAAATTGATGGGGAAGATTATATTCAGTGATTTTCCAGGATTAGAGAGAGTTGAAGCTCTGGTAGATGATGAAAATGTTGGGTCACAGAGGGTGTTGGAGAAGGCTGGTTTTACTAGAGAAGGTGTTCTAATTAAGGAAGTAATTAAGGGAAGGTCTAGAGACATGGTTATGTTTAGTCTTCTCTCTTTTTAG
- the LOC136219712 gene encoding protein CDC73 homolog has translation MDPLSALRDFTIRGEVDKIIRLNDEFRFGTDYTFPVSVKAYRSKQGNLYTLETLVYYIQKSHLKYTDYLQSARALGLTPISFVDRKPLLEYLTGQSSATDSIVFPLPQQQQQLQLPQQNPNGDIAFSHEYRPDDPVVLRDVAVTDSAKEDDFITMIYSLERPLKDRESLLECKNRDFYTVLVASTRREEERQRIESQQRKDGLVAKSRLMGSDERGIGYGDEMGYDAASKPKLHLKGGKFGEGVPIILVPSAFQTLITIYNVKEFLEDGIYIPTDVKVKQMKGTRPDCVTVQKKFSTDRNRVMTAYEVRDKPSALKAEDWDRVVAVFVLGKEWQFKDWPYKDHVEIFNKIIGFFMRFEDDSVESAKIVKQWNVKIISISKNKRHQDRAAALEVWDRLEEFVRSRSHS, from the exons atggaccCTCTTTCGGCTCTGCGTGATTTCACCATTCGTGGAGAGGTTGACAAAATCATCCGACTTAACGATGAGTTTCGATTTGGTACCGATTACACATTCCCTGTATCAGTCAAGGCCTACCGGTCCAAGCAGGGGAATCTCTACACCCTCGAAACCCTCGTCTATTACATTCAGAAATCCCATCTCAAATACACTGATTATCTTCAGAGTGCCCGTGCACTTGGTCTCACCCCTATTAGCTTCGTCGATCGGAAACCACTCTTGGAGTATCTCACCGGCCAGAGTTCTGCTACCGACTCAATTGTCTTCCCTCTTCCCCAGCAACAGCAACAACTTCAACTTCCTCAGCAAAACCCTAATGGTGATATCGCTTTTTCCCATGAATACCGTCCTGATGATCCTGTTGTCCTTCGTGATGTCGCTGTAACTGATAGTGCTAAAGAGGATGATTTTATTACTATGATTTACTCTTTGGAAAGGCCTCTCAAGGATAGAGAATCGTTGTTGGAATGCAAAAATCGAGATTTTTATACCGTGCTGGTTGCATCTACTCGCCGTGAAGAGGAGAGGCAGAGAATTGAATCTCAGCAAAGGAAAGATGGGTTGGTTGCTAAGAGTAGATTGATGGGTAGTGACGAGAGAGGGATTGGGTATGGTGATGAGATGGGTTATGATGCGGCTTCTAAGCCCAAATTGCATTTGAAAGGAGGCAAATTTGGGGAGGGAGTGCCCATAATTTTAGTGCCTAGTGCATTTCAGACATTGATTACTATTTATAATGTCAAGGAGTTTTTGGAGGATGGAATTTATATACCAACTGATGTGAAGGTCAAACAGATGAAAGGGACGAGGCCAGATTGTGTCACTGTGCAGAAGAAGTTCAGTACTGATAGAAACAGAGTGATGACTGCCTACGAGGTCAGGGACAAACCCTCTGCGCTCAAGGCTGAGGATTGGGATCGAGTAGTTGCAGTATTCGTATTGGGTAAAGAGTGGCAGTTTAAAGATTGGCCCTATAAGGATCATGTGGAGATATTTAATAAAA TTATTGGATTTTTCATGAGGTTTGAAGATGACAGTGTAGAATCAGCTAAGATAGTAAAGCAGTGGAATGTAAAGATCATCTCG ATTAGCAAAAACAAGAGACACCAGGATAGAGCTGCAGCTTTGGAGGTGTGGGACAGGCTAGAGGAATTTGTCCGTTCACGTTCACATTCTTGA
- the LOC136219715 gene encoding uncharacterized protein: MEKHSSKPAESDDEEFSDISLRPYDISDIDDFMVWGTDENVTKFCSWEPYRSKEEALDYINSTVLSHPWFRAICLKNRPIGYMLFTKNDCNKGEVGYGLASKYWGKGIVTRALKLMGKIIFSDFPELERVEALVDVENVGSQRVLEKAGFTREGVLRKYYVFKGRSRDWVMFSLLSTDHVQ; this comes from the coding sequence ATGGAGAAACATTCATCTAAACCAGCagaatcagatgatgaagaattCTCAGACATCTCCCTCAGACCGTACGATATCTCAGACATAGATGACTTCATGGTGTGGGGAACAGATGAAAATGTGACCAAGTTCTGCAGCTGGGAGCCTTACAGGAGCAAAGAAGAGGCCTTAGACTACATAAACAGCACAGTTTTAAGCCACCCATGGTTTAGGGCAATATGCCTTAAAAACAGGCCTATTGGTTACATGTTATTCACCAAAAATGATTGTAATAAAGGGGAAGTTGGGTATGGTCTGGCTTCTAAATATTGGGGGAAAGGGATAGTTACAAGGGCACTGAAATTGATGGGGAAGATTATATTCAGTGATTTTCCAGAATTGGAGAGGGTTGAAGCTTTAGTAGATGTTGAAAATGTTGGGTCACAGAGGGTTTTAGAGAAGGCTGGTTTTACTAGAGAAGGTGTTCTAAGAAAGTATTATGTCTTCAAGGGAAGGTCTAGAGACTGGGTTATGTTTAGTCTTCTCTCTACTGATCATGTTCaatga
- the LOC136219716 gene encoding uncharacterized protein, with translation MEEFSDLSLRPLCISDVDDFMVWASDEKVTQFCSYGPYTTKQQGIDYITNKVEPHPWFMAICLNNKPIGAVSVSKNSGDEICRGELGYVVGSEYWGKGIATWAVRKVANTIFKEWPELERLEALTEVENVGSQKVLEKVGFVREGVLRKYWILKGTTRDAVIFSLLSTDPVL, from the coding sequence ATGGAAGAATTCTCCGATCTCTCACTCAGGCCACTATGTATCTCCGACGTCGATGATTTCATGGTCTGGGCCTCCGATGAAAAAGTGACTCAATTTTGCAGTTACGGACCTTACACCACCAAACAACAAGGCATAGACTACATCACAAACAAAGTCGAACCTCACCCATGGTTCATGGCTATATGCCTAAACAACAAGCCAATCGGCGCCGTGTCAGTTTCGAAGAATTCGGGCGACGAGATCTGTAGAGGCGAATTGGGTTATGTAGTGGGTTCTGAATACTGGGGCAAAGGGATTGCTACGTGGGCTGTGAGAAAAGTGGCGAACACTATATTTAAGGAATGGCCGGAATTGGAAAGACTTGAAGCTTTAACGGAAGTTGAAAATGTTGGATCCCAGAAAGTGCTGGAGAAAGTTGGGTTCGTCAGAGAAGGTGTTTTAAGGAAGTATTGGATTCTGAAAGGAACAACTAGAGATGCCGTCATCTTCAGTCTTCTTTCCACCGACCCTGTACTTTGA
- the LOC136219714 gene encoding non-specific lipid transfer protein GPI-anchored 5 has product MAQRATAMSFALVFMAMFWARGMAQSSCTNTLISMSPCLNYITGNSSTPSSQCCTQLSSVVRSSPQCLCQVLNGGGSNLGLNINQTQALALPGACNVQTPPLSSCNAASPAASPAGTPEDPTSTTPSGTGSKTVPSTETDGTSDGNAIKLSISLLAVLLFAAYSSTFTAY; this is encoded by the exons ATGGCACAAAGAGCAACAGCGATGAGTTTCGCCTTGGTTTTCATGGCTATGTTTTGGGCAAGAGGCATGGCTCAGTCTAGTTGTACAAATACCTTAATCAGCATGTCACCCTGCTTGAACTATATCACAGGAAATTCATCGACCCCGTCTTCACAGTGTTGCACACAGCTCTCTAGCGTTGTTCGATCATCGCCACAGTGCTTGTGTCAGGTTCTAAATGGTGGTGGTTCAAATCTTGGGCTAAACATCAACCAGACTCAGGCTCTTGCCCTCCCTGGTGCTTGCAATGTTCAAACTCCACCACTCAGCAGCTGCAATG CTGCTTCTCCAGCTGCATCTCCAGCAGGAACACCAGAAGATCCAACTTCAACTACTCCTTCAG GTACTGGATCAAAAACTGTACCATCAACAGAAACAGATGGCACATCAGATGGAAACGCCATAAAGTTGTCCATCTCATTGCTTGCAGTTCTTCTCTTTGCTGCTTACAGTTCTACCTTTACAGCATACTGA